Proteins encoded in a region of the Methanofollis tationis genome:
- the hemL gene encoding glutamate-1-semialdehyde 2,1-aminomutase encodes MKSSELFDRAKALMPGGVSSPVRAIQPYPFYVAGAAGAYLKTVDGERLIDCCLGYGPLILGHAPEAVRVAIESQLADGWLYGTPCPGEVALGERIAADHPSIDMVRFVSSGSEATMAAIRLARAATGRQDIVKIEGGFHGAHDAVLVKAGSGATTMGVPDSAGVVADLVAHTRQVAYNDLEGLDALLSSSEDIAALIIEPVMGNVGPILPEPGYLQEVRALTLDYDVLLIFDEVITGYRLGIGGAQVRYGVTPDLTTLGKIIGGGLPIGAFGGRRDLMAMVAPQGPVYQAGTFSGNPLTMAAGNAALGWLHENPGIYSRLEKGTRRIGETCAGAGGSFVSLGSMFKYFFRPAAPKNYAEAKESDTAAFRVFWEKMLKRGIFVPPSQFETNFLSAAHTDEIIEHIADAYSTCLSE; translated from the coding sequence ATGAAGAGCAGTGAGCTCTTCGATCGGGCAAAAGCCTTGATGCCGGGCGGCGTCTCCAGCCCGGTGCGGGCGATCCAGCCCTACCCCTTCTACGTCGCCGGGGCTGCGGGTGCGTACCTGAAGACCGTCGACGGGGAGCGCCTCATCGACTGCTGCCTGGGCTACGGCCCCCTGATCCTGGGCCACGCCCCTGAAGCGGTCAGGGTAGCGATCGAGTCCCAGCTGGCCGACGGCTGGCTCTACGGCACCCCCTGTCCCGGCGAGGTCGCCCTCGGGGAGCGGATCGCGGCCGATCACCCCTCGATCGATATGGTCAGGTTCGTATCCAGCGGTTCAGAGGCGACGATGGCGGCGATCAGGCTTGCCCGCGCCGCCACCGGGCGGCAGGACATCGTCAAGATCGAGGGCGGGTTCCACGGTGCCCACGACGCCGTGCTCGTGAAGGCCGGGTCGGGCGCCACCACGATGGGCGTCCCGGACTCGGCCGGCGTCGTCGCCGACCTGGTGGCGCACACGCGGCAGGTGGCCTACAACGATCTCGAAGGGCTCGACGCCCTGCTCTCCTCCTCAGAAGATATCGCCGCCCTGATCATCGAACCGGTGATGGGCAACGTCGGCCCGATCCTCCCGGAGCCCGGCTACCTCCAGGAGGTGCGGGCCCTCACGCTCGACTACGACGTCCTGCTCATCTTCGACGAGGTGATCACCGGCTACCGCCTGGGCATCGGCGGGGCGCAGGTGCGCTACGGCGTCACCCCCGACCTGACCACTCTGGGCAAGATCATCGGCGGCGGCCTCCCCATCGGGGCCTTCGGCGGACGGCGCGACCTGATGGCAATGGTCGCCCCGCAGGGCCCGGTCTATCAGGCCGGCACCTTCAGCGGAAACCCCCTCACGATGGCGGCAGGCAATGCCGCCCTCGGCTGGCTCCACGAGAACCCGGGGATCTATAGCAGGCTCGAAAAGGGGACGCGCAGGATCGGCGAGACCTGCGCCGGGGCCGGCGGCTCGTTTGTCTCCCTCGGCTCCATGTTCAAGTACTTCTTCAGGCCGGCAGCCCCGAAGAACTACGCCGAGGCCAAAGAGAGCGACACCGCGGCGTTCAGAGTATTCTGGGAGAAGATGCTCAAGAGGGGCATCTTCGTCCCGCCCTCACAGTTCGAAACGAACTTCCTCTCGGCCGCGCACACAGATGAGATCATCGAACACATCGCAGACGCATACAGCACATGTCTCTCAGAATAG
- a CDS encoding NAD(P)-dependent oxidoreductase — protein sequence MYRGEERSDRVRVGIVGTGFIARGLMMALEGQTDLALGPVLTRRPRLGGSGLPTGIKASNDVTDLIEGSDIVVECSGDVIHATAVIEEVMAASIPVVTMDAEVQVTTGSYFAGKGLFTEAEGDQPGCLAALREEAVQMGFLPLVYGNIKGFLNHNPVPDEMAFWAKKQGISLDKVTAFTDGTKVQIEQALVANGLGAGILRPGLLGPATPDLTAGAELLAAGAASLGRPVSDYVLSPGAPAGVFIAARHDERFREYLRYYKMGEGPVYTLVRNFHLCNLEIAKTVRRVAAGGGVLLNNGTRPTVSVAAIAKIDLEPGQRIERGIGSFVVRGSCVPIADCPDHVPIGLLYDAGVKRRVAAGSVLTMDDLDLPESLALDIWTDIQGRKSVVPS from the coding sequence ATGTATCGGGGGGAAGAGAGGAGCGACCGCGTCCGGGTCGGCATCGTCGGGACCGGGTTTATTGCGCGAGGGTTGATGATGGCGCTGGAGGGGCAGACTGACCTCGCATTGGGGCCGGTGCTGACGCGTCGACCCCGACTCGGCGGTTCCGGGCTGCCGACCGGCATAAAGGCGTCAAACGATGTCACCGACCTGATCGAGGGTTCGGATATCGTCGTCGAGTGCTCGGGCGACGTGATCCATGCGACCGCCGTGATCGAGGAGGTGATGGCGGCCTCCATCCCGGTCGTCACGATGGACGCCGAGGTGCAGGTGACCACCGGATCGTATTTTGCCGGAAAAGGTCTTTTCACCGAGGCCGAGGGCGATCAGCCCGGGTGCCTTGCCGCACTGCGGGAAGAGGCCGTCCAGATGGGCTTTCTTCCCCTCGTCTACGGGAACATCAAGGGGTTCCTCAACCATAACCCGGTCCCGGACGAGATGGCCTTCTGGGCGAAGAAGCAGGGGATCAGTCTGGACAAAGTGACGGCGTTCACCGACGGCACCAAGGTCCAGATCGAGCAGGCGCTGGTGGCAAATGGGCTTGGCGCCGGGATCCTCAGGCCCGGGCTCCTCGGCCCGGCGACGCCAGACCTGACGGCCGGGGCCGAACTCCTTGCCGCGGGGGCGGCCAGTCTCGGCCGTCCGGTGAGCGATTACGTCCTCTCGCCCGGCGCCCCTGCGGGTGTCTTCATCGCCGCCCGCCATGACGAGCGGTTCAGGGAGTATCTCAGGTATTACAAGATGGGGGAGGGTCCGGTCTATACGCTGGTGCGGAACTTCCACCTCTGCAACCTGGAGATCGCAAAGACGGTCAGGCGCGTGGCCGCCGGCGGCGGGGTTCTGCTCAACAATGGCACTCGCCCCACGGTCTCGGTGGCGGCGATCGCAAAGATCGATCTCGAACCCGGTCAGCGGATCGAGCGCGGCATCGGGAGTTTTGTGGTGCGGGGGAGCTGTGTGCCGATCGCCGACTGCCCTGACCACGTCCCGATCGGGCTTTTGTACGACGCCGGGGTAAAAAGAAGGGTGGCGGCCGGGTCGGTTCTTACCATGGACGACCTCGACCTGCCCGAGAGCCTTGCCCTCGATATCTGGACGGATATTCAGGGGCGAAAGAGCGTCGTCCCGTCGTAA
- the hemB gene encoding porphobilinogen synthase, translated as MFPERRLRRLRKRTFQPLFKETRLAVSDLVMPLFFDETIEEAVPIGSMPGQYRYPLGDAGAVAERLQRTGLSAVLIFGIPREKDAVATSAYDGDGVVQRAIAGMKAACPDLVVITDVCACEYTDHGHCGIVGETCNGGRDLLNDPSLALMQKIAVSHARAGADIVAPSCMLDGMVRAIRTALDGSGFAEVPIMSYSTKFASAYYGPFREAADSGFSFGDRTTYQMDPANAREALLESEEDAAEGADILMVKPAGLYLDVLAEIREIGLPVAAYQVSGEYAQLKAASALGWLDERKCALEALTCIKRAGADLIITYYAEDAARWLHEEQ; from the coding sequence ATGTTTCCGGAAAGAAGACTGAGACGACTGAGAAAACGAACCTTCCAGCCCCTCTTCAAAGAAACGAGGCTGGCAGTGAGCGACCTTGTGATGCCGCTCTTTTTCGACGAGACGATCGAAGAGGCAGTGCCCATCGGCTCGATGCCCGGGCAGTACCGCTATCCCCTCGGGGATGCGGGCGCCGTCGCAGAGCGGCTGCAGCGTACCGGTCTTTCGGCGGTGCTGATCTTCGGCATCCCGCGGGAGAAAGACGCCGTGGCCACATCGGCCTACGACGGGGACGGCGTGGTCCAGCGGGCCATCGCCGGCATGAAAGCGGCCTGCCCGGACCTCGTCGTGATCACCGACGTCTGCGCCTGCGAGTATACCGACCACGGCCACTGCGGGATCGTCGGGGAGACCTGCAACGGCGGGAGGGACCTGCTCAACGACCCCTCGCTCGCCCTGATGCAGAAGATCGCCGTCTCGCATGCCAGGGCCGGGGCCGACATCGTTGCCCCCTCCTGCATGCTCGACGGCATGGTGCGGGCGATCAGGACCGCCCTCGACGGTTCAGGGTTTGCAGAGGTCCCGATCATGTCCTACTCCACGAAGTTCGCGAGCGCCTACTACGGCCCCTTCAGGGAGGCGGCAGACTCGGGCTTCTCCTTCGGCGACCGGACCACCTACCAGATGGACCCGGCCAATGCACGCGAGGCCCTGCTGGAGTCAGAGGAGGACGCCGCAGAGGGTGCGGACATCCTGATGGTGAAACCCGCCGGGCTCTACCTCGACGTCCTGGCAGAGATACGGGAGATCGGCCTCCCGGTCGCCGCCTACCAGGTCTCAGGCGAGTACGCCCAGCTGAAGGCCGCTTCGGCCCTCGGCTGGCTCGATGAGCGGAAGTGCGCCCTCGAAGCCCTCACCTGCATCAAGCGGGCCGGGGCCGACCTGATCATCACCTACTATGCCGAAGACGCTGCGAGGTGGCTGCATGAAGAGCAGTGA
- the cobA gene encoding uroporphyrinogen-III C-methyltransferase: MSGKVTLVGSGPGSIGLLAPRGREAIEAAEVVLYDQLPGEEIIAVLPQHAELIDCGKYGGDHTLEQDEIEALMIDRARAGKNVVRLKGGDSFLFGRGGEEMESLRAAGIEVAVVPGITSAIAVPEAVGIPVTHRRFASQVTVITGHEDPTKGESALDWRLLGQSRGTIVVLMGVKNLPQIAAALVENGRSPKTPVAIIERGMRPDQRVTVGTLGDIAGIARAQSVRPPAVIVIGDVVSLYDGTTLFRP; this comes from the coding sequence ATGAGCGGAAAGGTCACCCTGGTCGGATCAGGGCCGGGTTCGATCGGTCTGCTTGCACCCAGGGGCAGAGAGGCGATCGAGGCGGCAGAAGTCGTGCTCTACGACCAGTTGCCAGGCGAGGAGATCATCGCCGTCCTCCCCCAACATGCCGAACTGATCGACTGCGGGAAGTACGGCGGCGACCATACCCTGGAGCAGGACGAGATCGAGGCGCTGATGATCGACCGTGCACGGGCAGGGAAGAACGTCGTCAGGCTGAAAGGTGGTGATTCCTTCCTCTTCGGGCGCGGCGGGGAGGAGATGGAGAGTCTGCGGGCCGCCGGGATCGAGGTCGCCGTGGTGCCGGGCATCACCTCGGCGATCGCCGTCCCCGAGGCGGTCGGCATCCCGGTGACCCACCGACGCTTCGCATCGCAGGTGACCGTCATCACCGGCCACGAGGACCCGACGAAGGGTGAGTCGGCCCTTGACTGGCGGCTGCTGGGGCAGAGCCGCGGCACGATCGTCGTCCTGATGGGAGTAAAAAACCTCCCGCAGATCGCCGCCGCCCTCGTGGAAAACGGCCGCAGCCCCAAAACCCCGGTCGCCATCATCGAGCGCGGGATGCGCCCTGACCAGCGCGTGACCGTCGGCACGCTCGGCGACATCGCCGGGATCGCCCGGGCGCAGAGCGTCAGACCGCCCGCCGTCATCGTCATCGGCGACGTCGTCAGCCTTTACGACGGGACGACGCTCTTTCGCCCCTGA
- a CDS encoding dTDP-4-dehydrorhamnose 3,5-epimerase family protein: MIDGVQTKSLRVIPDERGRLMEILRCDDQLFKKFGQVYMTTNYPGVVKAWHYHRLQTDNVCCLSGMIKVALYDAREHSPTHGEVNEFFIGEHNPMLVTIPPGVYHGWKCISEKESIVVSVPTEAYNYERPDEYRLPPDTPEIPYDWVLRQGLRHG, translated from the coding sequence ATGATAGACGGCGTTCAAACGAAAAGCCTGCGGGTGATCCCTGACGAGCGGGGGCGGCTGATGGAGATCCTTCGCTGCGACGATCAGTTATTCAAGAAATTCGGGCAGGTCTACATGACCACCAATTACCCCGGCGTTGTAAAGGCCTGGCACTACCACAGGCTCCAGACCGATAACGTCTGCTGCCTCTCCGGGATGATCAAGGTCGCCCTGTACGACGCACGGGAGCATTCCCCCACCCACGGCGAGGTGAACGAGTTCTTTATCGGCGAGCACAACCCCATGCTCGTCACCATCCCGCCGGGAGTCTACCACGGCTGGAAATGCATCTCGGAAAAAGAGTCGATCGTGGTCTCTGTCCCGACCGAGGCCTACAACTACGAGCGGCCAGACGAATACCGCCTCCCGCCCGACACCCCGGAGATCCCGTACGACTGGGTGCTCAGACAGGGACTGCGCCACGGATAG
- a CDS encoding carbonic anhydrase, whose amino-acid sequence MIDHILEGNKEFIKGDFTENRDYYRALASGQSPTVLWIGCSDSRVAPERISGAKSGEIFVHRNIGNIVR is encoded by the coding sequence ATGATTGACCATATTCTTGAAGGCAACAAAGAGTTTATCAAGGGCGATTTCACCGAAAACCGTGACTATTACCGCGCACTCGCATCGGGCCAGAGCCCCACCGTGCTCTGGATCGGATGCTCAGATTCAAGGGTCGCCCCCGAGCGGATAAGCGGGGCAAAGTCCGGCGAGATCTTCGTCCACCGCAACATCGGCAACATCGTACGGTAG
- the ilvD gene encoding dihydroxy-acid dehydratase: MRSDLVKKGYARAPNRSLLRSLGVTDGEMDRPFIGIANAYNTIVPGHLNLRSLTERVKEGVAAGGGVPFEFGVIGICDGIAMGHTGMRYSLPSRENIADAIELMVHAHRFDGLVCVGTCDKIVPGMLMAAARCNIPAIVVTGGPMLPGSLGGKDLSLTDVFEGVGKVAAGTMSEAELHDLECAAMPGCGSCQGLYTANTMACMTEAMGMSLPGCAAMPAVDAGKLRIAYESGEAVLRLVREGRTVREIITHAALKNAVRVDMALGGSTNTVLHLMAIATEAGVPLVLDDFNTIGEVVPHISHMQPGGPHPMVALHRAGGIPAVLHELIDLIEDAPTVSGRSIREIAAAARVLDPAVIRPVSDPVHAAGGLKILKGSLAPLGSVIKCSAVDEAMWRHTGPARVFDGEDEAMKAILEKEINEGDVVVIRYEGPKGGPGMPEMLSPTSALVGLGYHRVVLVTDGRFSGGTRGPCIGHVAPEAAAGGPIGLVQDGDLIAVDLFEKRIDLIVDGKVLAERRAAWTPEEREITGILKRYAATVGGADIGAVQR, from the coding sequence ATGAGAAGCGATCTCGTCAAGAAAGGATATGCCAGGGCGCCGAACAGGTCGCTCCTGCGCTCTCTCGGGGTCACCGACGGCGAAATGGACCGGCCGTTTATCGGCATCGCAAACGCCTACAACACCATCGTCCCCGGCCACCTTAACCTTCGCTCCCTCACCGAACGGGTAAAGGAAGGTGTTGCGGCAGGGGGAGGCGTTCCCTTCGAGTTCGGCGTCATCGGGATCTGCGACGGGATCGCCATGGGCCATACCGGGATGCGCTACTCCCTGCCGTCGCGGGAGAACATCGCCGACGCCATCGAACTGATGGTCCACGCCCACCGCTTCGACGGACTCGTCTGCGTCGGTACCTGCGACAAGATCGTGCCCGGCATGCTGATGGCGGCGGCGCGGTGCAACATCCCGGCGATCGTCGTCACCGGCGGGCCGATGCTTCCCGGTAGCCTCGGCGGAAAAGACCTCTCCCTGACCGACGTCTTCGAGGGCGTCGGGAAGGTTGCGGCCGGAACGATGAGCGAGGCAGAGCTCCACGACCTCGAATGCGCCGCCATGCCGGGCTGCGGGAGCTGCCAGGGGCTGTACACGGCGAACACGATGGCCTGCATGACCGAGGCGATGGGCATGTCCCTGCCCGGGTGTGCGGCGATGCCGGCGGTCGACGCCGGCAAACTCAGGATCGCCTACGAGAGCGGCGAGGCGGTGCTCAGGCTCGTCCGGGAGGGCAGAACAGTCCGGGAGATCATCACCCACGCCGCCCTGAAGAATGCGGTCAGGGTGGACATGGCGCTCGGCGGTTCGACCAACACCGTCCTCCACCTGATGGCGATCGCCACCGAGGCCGGCGTGCCCCTGGTGCTGGACGACTTCAACACGATCGGCGAGGTCGTCCCGCATATCAGCCACATGCAGCCCGGCGGTCCCCATCCGATGGTCGCCCTCCACCGGGCCGGCGGGATCCCTGCCGTGCTCCACGAACTCATCGACCTGATCGAAGACGCTCCCACCGTCTCGGGCAGGAGCATCAGGGAGATCGCCGCGGCAGCGCGGGTGCTCGACCCCGCCGTGATCAGGCCGGTCTCCGACCCGGTACACGCCGCCGGCGGGCTGAAGATCCTCAAAGGCAGCCTTGCACCTCTGGGATCGGTGATCAAGTGTTCGGCCGTCGACGAGGCGATGTGGCGGCACACCGGCCCTGCCCGGGTATTCGACGGAGAGGACGAGGCGATGAAGGCGATCCTGGAGAAGGAGATCAACGAGGGCGACGTCGTCGTGATCCGGTACGAGGGGCCGAAAGGGGGGCCGGGTATGCCAGAGATGCTCTCCCCGACCTCGGCCCTCGTCGGCCTCGGCTACCACCGGGTGGTGCTCGTCACCGACGGTCGGTTCTCCGGCGGGACGCGCGGGCCGTGCATCGGGCATGTGGCCCCGGAGGCGGCGGCCGGCGGCCCGATCGGGCTTGTCCAGGACGGCGACCTGATCGCCGTCGACCTCTTCGAAAAAAGGATCGACCTGATCGTCGATGGGAAGGTCCTGGCAGAACGCAGGGCGGCGTGGACACCAGAAGAGCGCGAGATCACCGGGATCCTCAAACGCTATGCGGCAACCGTCGGCGGTGCCGACATCGGCGCGGTCCAGCGCTGA
- the hemC gene encoding hydroxymethylbilane synthase — MSLRIGTRGSQLALVQTERVCKALTKMGIEVETAVIRTKGDTATGVPLHQIGGQGVFVRALDEAIIEGTIDAAVHSMKDIPAKRPRGVATGAVLSRDSPADFLAYEGEIGDVGIVGTASTRRRAQILRHDPEITVKQLRGNVDTRIKKMREGEYDAIVLAEAGLDRLGYHLRGQRLPLSQFVPSPNQGAIAVVCRNTPEITDVIRKLDDPQTRMDVGIERIIMEEVGGGCFTPQGIYCRDGHVIAEILSLDGSEDVRIEDEITTPEEARACGQRLRNDAIDLIKDAYRQLGIAP; from the coding sequence ATGTCTCTCAGAATAGGAACACGAGGAAGTCAGCTCGCCCTCGTCCAGACCGAACGGGTCTGCAAGGCGCTGACGAAGATGGGCATCGAGGTTGAAACCGCCGTCATCAGGACGAAAGGGGACACGGCGACAGGCGTCCCCCTCCACCAGATCGGCGGGCAGGGCGTATTTGTCCGGGCCCTCGACGAGGCGATCATCGAGGGGACGATCGACGCCGCCGTCCACAGCATGAAGGACATCCCGGCCAAACGCCCGCGGGGCGTCGCCACCGGGGCAGTCCTCTCCCGCGACTCGCCCGCCGACTTCCTCGCCTATGAGGGGGAGATCGGCGACGTCGGCATTGTGGGCACCGCCTCGACGCGGCGGCGGGCGCAGATCCTCAGGCACGACCCTGAGATCACGGTGAAACAGCTCCGCGGCAACGTGGACACCAGGATCAAGAAGATGCGGGAAGGGGAGTACGACGCCATCGTCCTCGCCGAGGCCGGACTCGACCGCCTGGGCTACCACCTCCGGGGCCAGCGCCTCCCCCTCTCGCAGTTCGTCCCCTCGCCGAACCAGGGGGCGATCGCCGTGGTCTGCAGGAATACTCCAGAGATCACCGACGTCATCAGGAAACTCGATGACCCGCAGACCAGGATGGACGTCGGGATCGAGCGGATCATCATGGAAGAGGTGGGCGGCGGTTGTTTCACCCCGCAGGGAATCTACTGCAGGGACGGCCACGTCATCGCCGAGATCCTCTCCCTCGACGGGAGTGAGGACGTGCGGATCGAGGACGAGATCACGACGCCCGAAGAGGCGCGCGCCTGCGGGCAGCGCCTCCGCAACGATGCGATCGACCTGATCAAAGACGCCTACCGCCAGCTGGGGATCGCACCATGA
- a CDS encoding carbonic anhydrase, whose protein sequence is MALFLLSANLGWIQGQIIFTEDSLHCLVRVGDWNFATILEYAIKHLKVSDIVICGHSDCGAIKALTADKESDEAYIPLWLSNASQARAELEREMPKPADPVAQKEWRRKLEEENVKLQLKNLRTYPIVREAERSGKVEAHGMYFDLDTGKLEKVA, encoded by the coding sequence ATGGCCCTGTTTCTCCTTTCTGCAAATCTAGGTTGGATTCAGGGCCAAATTATTTTTACAGAAGATTCGTTACACTGTCTCGTACGGGTCGGCGACTGGAACTTCGCCACGATCCTCGAGTACGCCATCAAGCACCTGAAGGTCTCAGACATTGTGATCTGCGGCCACTCGGACTGCGGCGCAATTAAGGCTCTTACAGCAGACAAAGAGTCGGATGAGGCCTATATCCCGCTCTGGCTCTCCAATGCCAGTCAGGCGCGCGCCGAGCTCGAGCGGGAAATGCCAAAGCCCGCCGATCCCGTGGCCCAGAAAGAGTGGCGGCGCAAACTCGAGGAGGAGAACGTGAAACTCCAGCTGAAGAACCTCAGGACCTACCCGATCGTCCGCGAAGCAGAACGGAGCGGCAAGGTCGAGGCGCACGGCATGTATTTCGACCTTGACACGGGCAAACTCGAAAAAGTTGCTTAA
- a CDS encoding IS256 family transposase: protein MDPLALIEDYLSDNENGMKTLITWFLNQVMLLEALHQAGAEQYERTDARKAHRNGYKKRSLKTRYGETILQKPQFREFPFETQVFGRYSRVEKALENAIFESYLQGVSTRRIQEIVAHFGIEQLSPASVSRIAKDLDEQVHAFLQRPIEQEIPYLFVDASYYKVREGPRYITKALLVIAGVRMDGYREILGARITDCENEMFWSGLFEDLKERGLVGVKMVVSDGHAGIQKAAEATFLGASWQMCSVHCTRAVLKNIPRKHQKEVAESLKEAYGDEERLQELADDLNERGYRKAANTIERFIPGLMSYTAFPKEHAKRIRTTNMMERVNKELKRRTKVVGAFPNEESLLRLAGSILMDINEEWVTGRRYLTMEGE from the coding sequence ATGGATCCCTTAGCGTTAATCGAAGATTATCTTTCCGATAATGAGAATGGCATGAAGACCCTCATCACCTGGTTCCTCAACCAGGTGATGCTGCTCGAAGCCCTCCACCAGGCGGGAGCCGAGCAGTATGAACGAACCGATGCGCGGAAGGCTCACCGAAACGGCTACAAGAAGCGATCTCTGAAAACCCGATATGGAGAAACGATCCTCCAGAAACCGCAGTTCCGAGAATTTCCCTTCGAAACACAGGTATTTGGACGCTATTCCCGGGTTGAGAAGGCTCTTGAGAATGCTATCTTTGAATCCTACCTTCAGGGAGTCTCAACCCGCCGGATCCAGGAGATTGTTGCTCATTTTGGCATCGAACAACTCTCTCCTGCTTCAGTATCCAGGATAGCAAAGGACCTCGATGAACAGGTCCATGCATTCCTTCAGAGGCCTATTGAACAGGAGATTCCCTATCTCTTTGTGGATGCTTCGTACTACAAAGTCAGAGAGGGACCACGGTACATCACCAAAGCTCTTCTGGTGATCGCCGGTGTTCGAATGGATGGCTACCGCGAAATCCTGGGAGCCAGAATCACTGATTGCGAGAATGAGATGTTCTGGTCGGGATTGTTCGAAGACCTCAAAGAACGAGGATTGGTGGGTGTCAAGATGGTTGTCTCAGATGGTCATGCCGGGATCCAGAAGGCGGCGGAAGCCACCTTCCTCGGCGCATCGTGGCAGATGTGCTCGGTCCATTGCACCCGGGCGGTTTTAAAGAATATTCCACGGAAACATCAGAAAGAAGTTGCTGAGTCCTTGAAGGAGGCATATGGGGACGAGGAGAGACTGCAGGAGCTTGCAGACGATCTGAACGAACGAGGATATCGGAAAGCGGCCAATACGATCGAGAGATTCATCCCGGGACTTATGAGTTACACGGCGTTCCCGAAAGAGCACGCAAAGCGGATCCGAACGACGAACATGATGGAAAGAGTCAACAAGGAACTGAAACGGAGAACCAAAGTTGTAGGGGCCTTTCCCAATGAAGAGTCACTCCTCAGGCTGGCAGGATCCATCCTGATGGACATCAATGAGGAGTGGGTGACCGGCAGAAGATATTTGACGATGGAGGGGGAATGA
- the hemA gene encoding glutamyl-tRNA reductase: MAGLNHHTAGLSDLETFRFPDEQIFLLAARERFRGVLLLQTCNRIEVLVQGSAASLTDFLHEQGRERFEIREGVDVLRHLLQVAAGIDSMIVGEDQILGQLKRAWAASQEAGACSQVIDLCMKKAVHVGIEVRQQTKINRGSVSIGSAAVALAENLLTTLKGRHILVIGSGEMGMLVAQALAAKNLTAIYVANRTYERAVMLAGKIGGKAVHFNELRRYFTLSDVVITCTSAPHPVITKEILIDVMKGRCWPLDGHPRPLVLIDIAQPRDVEEGAGEVDGVNLFTIDNLRDVNEHNMEARREEAARAEAFVEAEIDRFITMLNGASADEVLGGLFTWAEAIRLRERDRACARLQGCSPETAAVIDDLTRVLTKKLLIDATYSIRACAQNGRIEEAERLVDAITRGDQSCFRKED, from the coding sequence ATGGCCGGCCTCAACCACCATACGGCAGGGCTTTCAGACCTTGAAACGTTCAGGTTTCCCGACGAACAGATATTTCTGCTGGCGGCGCGGGAGCGCTTCAGGGGAGTGCTCCTCCTCCAGACCTGCAACCGGATCGAGGTGCTCGTCCAGGGGAGCGCCGCCTCGCTCACCGACTTTCTCCATGAGCAGGGGCGGGAGCGATTCGAGATCAGGGAAGGCGTCGACGTCCTCCGCCACCTGCTGCAGGTCGCCGCGGGCATCGACTCGATGATCGTCGGCGAAGACCAGATCCTGGGCCAGTTGAAGCGCGCCTGGGCCGCCTCGCAGGAGGCCGGCGCCTGCAGCCAGGTCATCGACCTCTGCATGAAAAAGGCGGTGCATGTGGGAATCGAGGTGAGACAGCAGACAAAGATCAACCGCGGCTCGGTCTCCATCGGTTCGGCCGCCGTGGCCCTCGCCGAAAACCTCCTCACCACCCTCAAAGGGCGGCACATTCTCGTCATCGGCAGCGGCGAGATGGGAATGCTCGTGGCGCAGGCGCTCGCCGCAAAGAACCTGACCGCCATCTATGTCGCAAACCGCACCTATGAACGGGCCGTCATGCTCGCCGGGAAGATCGGTGGCAAAGCGGTCCACTTCAACGAGCTTCGACGCTACTTCACCCTCTCCGACGTCGTGATCACCTGCACCTCGGCCCCGCACCCGGTGATCACAAAGGAGATCCTCATTGACGTGATGAAAGGGCGGTGCTGGCCCCTCGACGGCCATCCAAGACCCCTCGTCCTCATCGACATCGCCCAGCCGCGCGACGTCGAGGAGGGAGCGGGCGAGGTCGACGGGGTGAACCTCTTCACCATCGATAACCTCAGGGACGTCAACGAGCACAATATGGAGGCCCGGCGGGAAGAGGCGGCGCGGGCAGAGGCGTTCGTGGAGGCCGAGATCGACCGGTTCATCACCATGCTCAACGGGGCGTCGGCCGACGAGGTGCTCGGCGGCCTCTTCACCTGGGCCGAGGCGATCAGGCTCAGGGAACGCGACCGCGCCTGCGCGCGGCTGCAGGGGTGCAGCCCCGAGACCGCCGCCGTCATCGACGACCTGACAAGGGTGCTGACGAAAAAACTCCTCATCGATGCGACCTACTCGATCAGGGCCTGCGCCCAGAACGGCCGGATCGAAGAGGCCGAACGTCTGGTAGATGCGATCACACGGGGTGACCAATCATGTTTCCGGAAAGAAGACTGA